The genomic region TAGACCCTTGTGCATATGATGTGTCTTACAGATAACCTTGGCTTCATAACCCTTTGTATATTTGTACCAGGTAAGAGGAACATCCACTGTACGGAAATAGAGGAAGATGAGGGCAGTTATGGGGAGAAGTTTTCAGACAAAAATATCCAGACTGTAGCTCTGAAGAAGGAACAGTTTGTTTCCAATGAGGACAAAAGCTGCACAAACACTTCCATGCCAGCTGAAAATACACAGTACATAACCACGGGCATTAAGGAAGAGGTGGTATCTGACAAGGAAGAAATTCTCACAGATGTCTCCACTCCAACAGACAACTCCCCCATAGATTATATAATCACTTATGTTAAAGAGGAGGAAGAATCATGTGATGAGGGAAATCTAACAGACACAGATATCTACTCTCCCAGAGAGTATTCCTCCATCTGTAAAAGAGCTGGTGAGAAGAACATGACAGTCATGTATACgggaacagaaaaaaaagctGTCAAAGTGGCCTCAACGTCTCACCACCAATTCCTCGAAGACACAGAATTGATGCACAGCTTCTCTGAGTGTGAGAAATGCTTCACTTGTAACAGACATCAAAGGATCCAGATCCGAGATAAGCCATTTGCTTGCTCAACATGTGGAAAGTTCTTCACAACAAACTCAAATCTTGTGGCCCACCAACGAATCCATACAGGCGAGAAACCGTTTTCCTGCTCTGagtgtggcaaatgttttaccaGCAGCTCTGATCTTGTGAAGCATAAGATTATTCACACTGGAGAGAAGCCGTTCCCCTGTTCATTGTGTGGCAA from Bufo gargarizans isolate SCDJY-AF-19 unplaced genomic scaffold, ASM1485885v1 original_scaffold_1027_pilon, whole genome shotgun sequence harbors:
- the LOC122922892 gene encoding zinc finger protein OZF-like isoform X2 → MVSSPHSRLHEQKILQLTNRIIQLLTGEFSGDLTTKLEHLERHRRQRGSSPCLKLRGKRNIHCTEIEEDEGSYGEKFSDKNIQTVALKKEQFVSNEDKSCTNTSMPAENTQYITTGIKEEVVSDKEEILTDVSTPTDNSPIDYIITYVKEEEESCDEGNLTDTDIYSPREYSSICKRAGEKNMTVMYTGTEKKAVKVASTSHHQFLEDTELMHSFSECEKCFTCNRHQRIQIRDKPFACSTCGKFFTTNSNLVAHQRIHTGEKPFSCSECGKCFTSSSDLVKHKIIHTGEKPFPCSLCGKCFTNKSNLIKHQRIHTGERPYSCPECGKRFTSTSHLVTHRRTHTGEKPYPCTGCGKFFSNKSHLLEHQRIHTGEKPFKCPECGKSFTQKSNLNNHLRIHSRAKNITYH
- the LOC122922892 gene encoding oocyte zinc finger protein XlCOF7.1-like isoform X1; its protein translation is MSSDVETEERDSPAVGSVMLEEDLDRISGSILRLTLEIIYTVTGEDYVIVKRKQSDPTSPDSSRLLQDPLMVSSPHSRLHEQKILQLTNRIIQLLTGEFSGDLTTKLEHLERHRRQRGSSPCLKLRGKRNIHCTEIEEDEGSYGEKFSDKNIQTVALKKEQFVSNEDKSCTNTSMPAENTQYITTGIKEEVVSDKEEILTDVSTPTDNSPIDYIITYVKEEEESCDEGNLTDTDIYSPREYSSICKRAGEKNMTVMYTGTEKKAVKVASTSHHQFLEDTELMHSFSECEKCFTCNRHQRIQIRDKPFACSTCGKFFTTNSNLVAHQRIHTGEKPFSCSECGKCFTSSSDLVKHKIIHTGEKPFPCSLCGKCFTNKSNLIKHQRIHTGERPYSCPECGKRFTSTSHLVTHRRTHTGEKPYPCTGCGKFFSNKSHLLEHQRIHTGEKPFKCPECGKSFTQKSNLNNHLRIHSRAKNITYH